The nucleotide sequence TGGAGAGTGCCCGTGAAAGGCGATGCCAAGGTCATCAAGCTGCTGAACCAGGTGCTGAAGGCGGAGCTGACCGCCGTCAACCAGTACTTCCTGCACGCCGAGATGTGCCACAACTGGCGCTACGAGAGGCTCTACCGCTTTATCCGCAAGGAGTCGATCGACGAGATGAAGCACGCCGAGATCCTGATGGAGCGCATTCTCTACCTCGAAGGCACGCCCAACATGACCGACTACTTCAAAATCAACATCGGGCAGACGGTGGAGCAGCAGTTCAAGAACGACCTGCAGGTGGAGTACGACGCGGTGAAGCGTCTGAACGAAGGCATCAAGGCCTGCGACGCGGTGGGCGATGGCGGCTCGCGCGAGTTGCTGGAGCACATCCTGGTGGATGAAGAGGGCCACGTGGACTGGCTGGAGGCGCAACTGCACGCCATCGAGGAGATGGGCATCCAGAACTACCTCGCCCAGCAGCTGCACGGCGACGAAGAAGAGAAAGGCTAGGCGTACCGCGGATCGGAGCGGATAAACGCGGATTCACTTCTTCTTCACCACGGAGATACCCTTCGACTGCGCTCAGGGCAGGCTCCGGCAGGGAGCGATTTCGTCCCCTGGGCTAGAATAGAAGCTGCCTCACCTGCACGCCTCCCAACCTGACAGCGGAGAGATGGCCGAGTGGCTGAAGGCGCACGCTTGGAAAGCGTGTTTACTCGTAAGGGTAACGTGGGTTCGAATCCCACTCTCTCCGCCAGATTCCTCCGTAGATATTGCAGGGTAGAGGTCCAAGAAAGGAGCATACCGTGTCAGAGAGCAATGGTGACAAGGCGAGATTCTCACGGGAACGCAAGAAGAAGGAACTGAAGCGGAAGCACAACCGGGAATTAAGGAAGGCCCTGGGGATCCCGAAGCCGGCTTAGACTTCGACGGCCTTAAGGCTGATTTCGCCAGTTCCGCTTTTCAATCTCCCACTCAACATCCTTCAGCTCGACGCCGGAGTGCTGGGGGTCTCACGCGACCTGTTCGCGGAGGTCCGCAGCCAGGACTTCCAGGTCCGCTAGGGTCGTTTCGCTCAAACCGTTCACGCCGGCCATACCGCACCATAGAGATGGATCACGGCTTGGTCCCGTCACAATCAGCTCGGAATGCACTGAGTCCCCACTCGTGCCGCTTGCGGGGGTCCATCTTGGGATGGCACTTCGCCAGCCAGAGGAGCCGGCGCTCGACCACCGTGCGCGCCCACGCTGGCGTTGGGGTGCTCTCCAGGCCAAACGGGGGTGGCTGGTGAATCATTTGTCCGCGACTCCGGAAGCCACAAGCTTAGCTTTGGTGTAAGCGTTGCACAAACAGACCTTGCACGCACCACAGCCGTTGAGCGCAAGTGGCAGCGCCCTATGGTCTCTCTTCTCGTGTGAACACGTGCAGATTGCGCTCGTCATGTCCTTGATCGGGCCGCGGTGCCGGAACCGCCGTTCCCGTTGCTGCCCGGAGCCGCCACGGCTGGAACTTTGCGGGGCGGGAGCGGGCCTGCCTCCCAGTCCCTCCGCCAGAATCGCACGAAGGGCGCCACGATCAGTTCATA is from Terriglobales bacterium and encodes:
- the bfr gene encoding bacterioferritin, which translates into the protein MKGDAKVIKLLNQVLKAELTAVNQYFLHAEMCHNWRYERLYRFIRKESIDEMKHAEILMERILYLEGTPNMTDYFKINIGQTVEQQFKNDLQVEYDAVKRLNEGIKACDAVGDGGSRELLEHILVDEEGHVDWLEAQLHAIEEMGIQNYLAQQLHGDEEEKG